One Sulfolobus sp. S-194 DNA segment encodes these proteins:
- a CDS encoding helix-turn-helix domain-containing protein has protein sequence MRVIREIYDDDDYALVYLRLRHEGCWSGLTEYNNFIATTLTAKPNREKKFIIAYDEVKLNNNYDIKNFLKDLKKSDRVKEIYNINKINTSREIYRILLKESYESMVRGILDNYTIFDVKDIIVKGEERLVLIIPISEVIELKKDMESIGKVLKITYNKIRLNDVFLSIFSLSKREKESMKLAYLYGFYEMPKKITLDELAKILRVSKPTVEEYIRRAERKIIKSFSYQLYYYDMLLEDLLLEDL, from the coding sequence ATGCGAGTTATAAGAGAAATATACGATGATGACGATTACGCATTGGTTTATCTAAGGCTAAGACATGAAGGCTGTTGGTCAGGGCTCACAGAATATAACAACTTCATAGCTACTACTTTAACTGCAAAGCCTAATAGGGAAAAGAAATTCATAATTGCCTATGACGAAGTTAAATTGAATAATAATTATGACATAAAGAACTTCTTAAAGGATTTGAAGAAAAGTGATAGAGTAAAAGAAATCTATAATATAAATAAAATAAATACTAGTAGAGAAATATATAGAATATTACTGAAAGAGAGCTATGAAAGTATGGTCAGGGGAATATTAGATAATTATACGATTTTTGACGTTAAGGATATAATAGTAAAAGGGGAAGAGAGATTGGTACTAATTATACCTATTTCGGAAGTTATTGAATTAAAGAAAGATATGGAAAGTATAGGTAAGGTACTAAAAATTACTTATAATAAGATTAGGTTAAATGACGTATTCTTAAGTATATTTTCCCTGTCTAAGAGGGAGAAGGAGTCCATGAAGCTAGCATATTTATACGGTTTTTATGAAATGCCAAAAAAGATAACATTAGATGAACTAGCTAAGATACTGAGAGTCTCAAAGCCTACTGTTGAGGAGTATATAAGACGTGCTGAAAGAAAGATAATTAAGTCATTTTCATATCAGTTATATTATTACGATATGTTATTAGAAGACTTACTATTAGAGGACTTATAA
- a CDS encoding ABC transporter substrate-binding protein gives MIKLYGISWDDPRGYDSIVYISERYSEKYKDIHIQWDKRSLYDFTVYPPDKLAKYYDLVVVDYPSVGDIAESNNYIPIDEILSKKDLEFIQRISVGKTYESYLYNGHLWALPIDAATQVSAYREDIFKEFNLKIPKTWKQVIKLKCKVGMPLSPIHAHSSFITMCVNYFLDPFFIRLDQYNLKKIYTILDIMKNISDKCGDLCLKSDPIKLLDYMAEENEICYIPLTYGYYNYSRDKYRKNVINYINIPSFTEIPYGSTLGGAGLAVSIKNKYIEETIEFIKWFYDFNTQKMYWKHYGQPADIRIWIDEEANKITRNSYINTIYTISLSYVRPNFPGFIKFHEESGKVLVNFLTGKISKDETIKDLLNLNTSCCARK, from the coding sequence ATGATAAAATTGTACGGAATCAGTTGGGACGATCCTAGAGGATATGATAGCATAGTATATATATCCGAAAGATATTCTGAAAAATATAAAGATATACACATACAGTGGGATAAAAGATCCTTATATGATTTTACGGTATATCCTCCAGATAAACTAGCTAAATACTATGATTTAGTAGTAGTTGATTATCCTTCAGTAGGAGATATTGCAGAGAGTAATAATTACATTCCCATTGACGAGATTTTATCCAAGAAAGATCTCGAATTCATCCAAAGAATTAGCGTAGGTAAAACTTATGAAAGTTATTTATATAATGGTCATTTATGGGCACTTCCGATTGATGCGGCAACGCAGGTTTCAGCATATAGAGAAGATATATTTAAGGAATTTAATCTAAAGATTCCTAAAACATGGAAACAGGTAATTAAGCTTAAATGTAAAGTAGGTATGCCACTATCACCTATTCATGCACATTCTTCTTTCATAACTATGTGCGTAAATTACTTCTTAGATCCTTTTTTTATTAGATTAGATCAATATAATTTAAAGAAAATTTACACAATATTAGATATTATGAAGAATATCTCAGATAAATGCGGTGACTTATGTTTAAAGTCAGATCCCATAAAACTTCTTGATTATATGGCTGAGGAGAATGAGATATGCTATATACCCTTAACTTACGGATATTATAATTATTCAAGGGATAAGTATAGGAAAAACGTAATAAACTATATAAACATTCCCTCTTTTACTGAAATACCTTATGGTTCTACTTTAGGTGGTGCTGGATTAGCAGTAAGTATTAAGAATAAATACATAGAAGAAACAATAGAATTTATAAAGTGGTTTTATGACTTTAATACGCAGAAAATGTATTGGAAGCATTATGGTCAACCAGCTGACATTAGAATATGGATTGATGAAGAGGCAAACAAGATTACAAGAAATTCTTATATTAATACAATATACACTATTAGCTTATCTTATGTGAGGCCAAACTTTCCCGGTTTTATAAAGTTTCATGAAGAGTCTGGTAAAGTTTTAGTGAATTTTTTAACGGGGAAGATCAGTAAAGATGAAACTATAAAGGATTTACTTAATCTAAACACTTCTTGTTGTGCAAGGAAATAA
- a CDS encoding cyclase family protein, producing MSSKVDVLDFLSYFLDSFDFFDFTMPLTHDAISWPTHPAIKINKFRSVDRDLYDAHEIYMTSQDYTHFDAPSHMIKNGKTIDKYEPGRFILSAAILNLSTTNSKEITQDDLTPFEDIIRKTNAVILYTNFKKEPKEFKYDWKYLGVSGSKYLSQFSNLKLVAIDSPSIAGWSGDVLAYPHIITVKEAIEIHLYLLEKDILILEGLTNVEKAVKNEKYVDGILIALPLNIIGIDGGPCRVIFLKPKRELTETKL from the coding sequence ATGTCAAGCAAAGTAGATGTGTTAGATTTTCTTTCGTATTTTTTAGATTCATTTGATTTTTTTGATTTTACTATGCCACTTACTCATGACGCAATATCATGGCCTACACACCCTGCAATAAAAATAAATAAATTTAGATCTGTTGATAGAGATCTTTATGATGCTCATGAAATTTATATGACATCCCAAGATTACACTCACTTCGATGCTCCATCCCACATGATTAAGAACGGTAAAACCATAGATAAGTATGAACCAGGTAGATTTATATTATCAGCAGCTATTCTTAATTTGTCTACAACAAATAGCAAAGAGATTACTCAAGATGATCTTACTCCATTCGAGGACATAATTAGAAAAACTAACGCCGTAATCCTCTATACAAATTTCAAAAAAGAGCCAAAAGAGTTTAAATATGATTGGAAGTATTTAGGTGTTTCTGGATCTAAATATCTTTCACAATTCAGTAATTTAAAATTAGTAGCAATAGATTCGCCAAGTATAGCAGGCTGGTCCGGCGATGTACTTGCTTATCCACATATAATAACTGTAAAAGAAGCTATTGAGATCCATTTATATCTCCTAGAGAAAGACATTCTTATCCTAGAAGGTCTGACTAATGTAGAGAAAGCCGTTAAAAATGAAAAATATGTAGACGGAATTCTTATTGCGTTACCACTAAACATAATTGGGATAGATGGAGGACCGTGTAGAGTAATATTTCTTAAACCAAAGAGAGAATTGACTGAGACTAAATTATGA
- a CDS encoding aldehyde dehydrogenase family protein, with the protein MKSYQELADKWIKGNGEEYLDIDPADSSHVLAKIKIYTKDDVKASIEKAMSKFEEWAKLPGPKRGAILLKAGELMEQEAQEFALLMTLEEGKTLKDSMFEVIRSYNLLKFYGALAFKISGKTLPSADMNTRIFTVKEPLGVVAAITPWNFPLSIPIWKIAPALASGNTVVLKPASKTPLMVAKLLDILSRAALPEGVVNLVVGKGSEIGDLIVSDDNITAVSFTGSTEIGQRIYRLIGSKNRMTRIQLELGGKNALYVDKSADLNLATELAVRGAFSLTGQSCTATSRLIVHKAVYEEFRHKLLERVKRWKVGPGTEDVDMGPVVDKSQFDKDLQYIEYGKSAGAKLIYGGNILSERGYFLEPTIFENVTLDMRLFKEEIFGPVLSVTEAKDLDEAIRLVNAVDYGHTAGIVATDVRAINEFISRVEAGVIKVNKPTIGLELQAPFGGFKNSGATTWKEMGEEALEFYTREKTIYEGW; encoded by the coding sequence ATGAAATCTTACCAAGAATTAGCGGACAAGTGGATAAAGGGTAATGGAGAAGAATATTTAGACATAGATCCAGCTGATAGTAGCCATGTTTTAGCAAAAATTAAAATATATACAAAAGATGATGTTAAGGCGAGTATAGAAAAGGCCATGAGTAAGTTTGAGGAATGGGCAAAATTACCTGGACCTAAACGTGGGGCAATACTGCTTAAAGCTGGGGAATTAATGGAACAAGAAGCTCAAGAATTTGCTTTGTTAATGACTCTAGAAGAAGGAAAGACATTAAAAGATAGTATGTTTGAAGTTATAAGAAGTTATAATCTGTTAAAATTTTATGGTGCACTGGCATTTAAAATAAGTGGAAAAACATTACCATCAGCAGATATGAATACTAGGATATTTACAGTAAAGGAACCCTTAGGTGTTGTTGCAGCAATTACACCTTGGAATTTTCCTTTATCAATTCCAATTTGGAAAATAGCCCCAGCATTAGCATCAGGAAATACAGTAGTACTTAAACCTGCTAGTAAAACACCATTAATGGTAGCAAAATTGTTAGATATTTTATCAAGAGCTGCTTTACCAGAGGGCGTAGTTAATTTAGTAGTAGGAAAAGGAAGTGAAATTGGGGATTTAATAGTATCAGATGATAACATCACAGCAGTCTCATTTACTGGATCTACGGAAATTGGTCAGAGAATTTATAGGCTGATTGGTTCTAAAAATAGAATGACCAGAATTCAATTGGAACTAGGAGGTAAAAACGCACTTTACGTAGATAAAAGTGCAGATCTTAATTTAGCTACAGAACTAGCAGTAAGGGGTGCATTTAGCTTAACTGGGCAGTCATGTACTGCTACAAGTAGGCTAATTGTACACAAGGCCGTTTATGAGGAATTTAGACATAAATTATTAGAAAGAGTAAAGAGGTGGAAAGTTGGGCCAGGGACTGAGGATGTAGATATGGGACCAGTTGTTGACAAGTCGCAGTTTGATAAAGATTTACAATACATAGAATATGGTAAAAGTGCTGGAGCAAAATTAATTTATGGTGGTAATATTTTGAGTGAGAGAGGATATTTCTTAGAACCGACAATTTTTGAAAATGTTACTCTAGATATGAGACTATTTAAGGAGGAGATATTCGGTCCAGTTTTAAGTGTAACTGAAGCTAAAGATTTAGACGAGGCCATAAGGCTAGTTAATGCTGTAGATTACGGACATACAGCTGGAATAGTTGCAACAGATGTTAGAGCTATAAATGAATTTATTAGTAGGGTAGAAGCGGGTGTAATAAAAGTAAATAAACCCACTATAGGCCTAGAATTACAAGCACCATTTGGAGGATTTAAGAATTCTGGAGCAACCACATGGAAAGAGATGGGAGAAGAGGCTCTGGAGTTTTATACTAGAGAAAAGACTATTTATGAAGGATGGTGA
- a CDS encoding fumarylacetoacetate hydrolase family protein, which translates to MMKIFRVIRRGYYICYGIVGNQVIRLDEDPIRALIRYYENREILGDKVNGLDYQMLLSKFEINGMKITKPLDPPEVWGSGITYEIARDRYSAEGNIAQIADKTIYEAVYDDERPEIFFKGNANRCVGHGEAIVIRSDSEWTVPEPELAVVLDSNGKILGYTIMDDVSARDIEAKNPLYLPQSKIYIGCCAFGPFIASPDEVENPYNLDIILKIYRDNMIVCESTTSTRKMRRKIEEQIKYLTRDNSIPDGTILTTGTGIALSKDKGLKHGDVVEISISKLGTLITPVLRRDNIKS; encoded by the coding sequence ATGATGAAAATATTTAGAGTGATAAGAAGGGGGTATTATATATGTTATGGTATAGTAGGTAACCAAGTAATAAGACTTGATGAAGATCCTATAAGAGCATTAATAAGATATTACGAGAATAGGGAGATATTGGGAGATAAGGTCAATGGACTCGATTATCAAATGCTGTTGAGTAAATTTGAAATTAATGGTATGAAAATAACAAAGCCATTAGATCCACCAGAAGTCTGGGGATCTGGAATTACGTATGAAATTGCAAGAGACAGATATTCAGCTGAAGGTAACATAGCTCAAATAGCAGATAAGACAATATATGAAGCTGTTTATGATGATGAAAGACCGGAAATATTCTTTAAGGGTAATGCTAATAGATGTGTAGGTCACGGTGAGGCTATAGTAATAAGAAGCGATTCGGAATGGACTGTACCTGAACCAGAATTAGCAGTAGTTCTTGATTCTAATGGAAAAATTTTAGGCTATACTATAATGGATGATGTTTCTGCAAGAGATATTGAGGCCAAAAATCCGTTATACTTACCTCAATCAAAGATATATATTGGTTGCTGTGCATTCGGTCCTTTCATAGCCAGTCCAGATGAGGTAGAGAACCCATATAACTTAGATATTATTTTAAAGATTTATAGAGATAATATGATAGTCTGTGAAAGTACTACCAGTACAAGGAAAATGAGAAGAAAAATAGAAGAACAGATTAAATATCTAACTAGAGATAATTCAATCCCAGATGGTACAATACTAACTACTGGAACCGGAATAGCGCTATCAAAAGATAAAGGATTAAAACATGGGGATGTAGTAGAAATAAGTATATCTAAACTAGGAACACTTATTACCCCAGTTTTGAGGAGAGATAATATCAAAAGCTAA
- a CDS encoding SDR family oxidoreductase — MDLGLRNKVAIVTGSSQGIGKGIVNILKQEGVNVIGFDIKEPTYDIDFFKVDVSKKDQVINGINYVISKYGKIDILVNNAGIESYGAVHEVDEYEWDRIMNINVKGVFLMSKYTIPHMLKQGKGVIINIASVQSLAVQKRVAAYGTSKHAVLGLTRSIAVDYAPVIRAVAVCPGSIRTPLLEWAAEQEVGKEHIEDKIKEWGAMYPMQRVGNPEEIGYLVAFLSSDLASFINGTCITIDGGLTTLIPISSPKNR; from the coding sequence ATGGATTTAGGTTTAAGGAATAAAGTAGCAATAGTTACTGGAAGTTCTCAAGGTATAGGTAAGGGAATAGTAAATATATTAAAGCAAGAGGGTGTTAATGTAATAGGTTTTGACATAAAAGAACCAACTTACGACATAGATTTCTTTAAAGTAGATGTATCTAAAAAGGATCAGGTAATTAATGGAATAAATTATGTAATATCTAAATATGGTAAGATAGATATTTTAGTTAATAATGCTGGAATTGAGAGTTATGGTGCAGTACATGAGGTTGATGAATATGAATGGGATAGGATAATGAATATCAATGTTAAAGGTGTTTTCTTAATGTCAAAATATACTATACCTCATATGTTAAAGCAGGGTAAAGGAGTAATAATTAATATAGCCTCTGTTCAATCACTTGCTGTTCAGAAAAGAGTGGCAGCATATGGGACTAGTAAACATGCAGTACTAGGTTTAACTAGAAGCATAGCAGTAGATTACGCACCTGTTATTAGAGCAGTAGCTGTTTGTCCAGGATCCATTAGAACTCCATTATTAGAATGGGCTGCAGAACAAGAAGTAGGAAAAGAACATATAGAAGATAAAATTAAGGAGTGGGGAGCAATGTATCCTATGCAAAGAGTTGGTAACCCAGAAGAGATAGGATATTTAGTAGCTTTTCTATCTTCAGACCTAGCATCTTTTATAAACGGAACATGTATAACTATTGATGGAGGTTTAACGACCCTAATACCAATTAGTAGTCCTAAAAATAGATAA
- the araD gene encoding arabinonate dehydratase, producing MIKDIRTYKLCYEGINDERDALAIRALAEHPMEIVVTEIETSDGYVGYGESLAYGCSDAVRVTIDKVLKPLLLKEDEELIEHLWDKMYKATLRFGRRGIVIAAISGIDIALWDIMGKKTNKPIYKLLGASKKKITAYITGGYYAEKKDLERLKDEVAYYVKMGFKGVKIKIGGKTMNEDLERLKVVREVVGDDIRIAVDANNVYTFEQALKMGRELEKLNIWFFEEPIQTDLLDQSADLAKSLEVPIAGYETAYTRWEFYEIMRKRAVDIVQTDVMWTGGISEMVKIGNMAKIMGYPLIPHYSAGGISLIANLHVASALGTEWIEMHLRHNDLRDKIFKEQIEIDNGHLVTPDRPGLGFTLREGVLEEYKCKS from the coding sequence ATGATAAAAGATATTAGAACCTATAAGTTGTGCTACGAAGGGATAAATGATGAAAGGGATGCTTTAGCTATTAGAGCTCTGGCTGAACACCCTATGGAAATAGTGGTTACGGAGATAGAGACTTCTGACGGGTACGTAGGCTATGGTGAATCACTAGCCTATGGCTGTTCTGATGCAGTTAGAGTCACCATAGATAAAGTTCTAAAACCACTTCTTCTTAAAGAAGATGAGGAACTCATTGAGCACCTATGGGATAAAATGTATAAAGCTACCTTAAGGTTCGGGAGAAGAGGAATAGTGATTGCGGCTATTAGTGGTATTGATATAGCACTTTGGGATATAATGGGAAAGAAGACAAATAAACCAATATATAAATTGTTAGGGGCCTCGAAGAAAAAGATCACGGCTTATATTACTGGAGGATATTATGCAGAGAAAAAGGATTTGGAAAGACTTAAAGATGAAGTGGCATACTACGTTAAAATGGGTTTCAAAGGTGTTAAGATCAAGATTGGTGGAAAGACTATGAATGAGGATTTGGAAAGACTTAAAGTTGTTAGAGAAGTTGTAGGAGACGATATAAGAATAGCTGTAGATGCCAATAATGTGTATACTTTTGAACAAGCATTAAAAATGGGAAGAGAACTTGAGAAGTTAAACATATGGTTTTTTGAAGAACCCATACAGACAGATCTATTAGATCAAAGTGCAGATTTAGCAAAATCTTTAGAAGTTCCAATAGCGGGTTACGAAACTGCTTACACTAGATGGGAATTTTATGAGATAATGAGGAAGAGGGCAGTAGATATTGTACAAACTGATGTAATGTGGACTGGTGGAATATCTGAAATGGTGAAGATAGGCAATATGGCAAAGATAATGGGATATCCGCTAATTCCACATTATTCAGCTGGTGGTATATCACTCATAGCAAATCTTCATGTTGCAAGTGCATTAGGAACTGAATGGATTGAGATGCACTTAAGACATAACGACCTTAGAGATAAGATATTCAAGGAGCAAATTGAAATAGATAATGGCCATTTAGTTACTCCAGATAGGCCTGGATTAGGATTTACGTTAAGAGAGGGTGTATTAGAAGAGTATAAGTGTAAAAGCTAA
- the fabG gene encoding 3-oxoacyl-ACP reductase FabG — MSIDLNGRIGIVTGASSGIGMAIAFKLAERGANLILGDVKVDELKKVAEKITRETKVRVIPLYVNVADFNSTKEFYDKGISELGADYVDILVNNAGINRDALFIKMTYEQWDEVIKVDLYSMFNMTKQVVEGMMRRNYGRIINISSLSWLGNIGQANYSAAKAGVIGFTKTLARELAKYNITVNAVCPGFIDTPMTRAVPEKVRQKIIERIPMGRIGKPEDVANLVAFLASDEASYITGEVIGVTGGLVL; from the coding sequence ATGAGCATAGATTTAAACGGAAGAATAGGCATAGTTACTGGAGCTTCTAGCGGAATAGGTATGGCTATAGCATTTAAGTTAGCTGAGAGAGGTGCAAATCTAATCTTAGGAGATGTAAAAGTTGATGAGCTTAAAAAAGTAGCTGAGAAAATAACAAGAGAGACTAAAGTTAGAGTAATTCCCCTCTACGTTAATGTAGCAGATTTTAATTCAACAAAAGAATTCTATGACAAAGGTATATCGGAACTTGGAGCGGATTATGTTGACATTTTAGTGAATAACGCCGGAATAAATAGGGACGCATTGTTCATTAAAATGACTTATGAACAGTGGGATGAAGTAATTAAGGTAGATTTATATAGCATGTTCAACATGACTAAACAAGTTGTTGAGGGTATGATGAGGAGGAATTACGGGAGAATTATAAATATATCATCATTAAGTTGGTTAGGAAACATAGGTCAAGCTAACTATTCAGCAGCAAAGGCTGGAGTTATAGGTTTTACCAAGACTCTAGCTAGAGAATTAGCTAAATATAATATAACAGTTAACGCGGTTTGCCCAGGATTTATTGATACTCCAATGACTAGAGCTGTTCCAGAAAAAGTAAGGCAGAAAATTATTGAGAGAATACCCATGGGCAGAATAGGTAAACCAGAAGATGTAGCAAACTTGGTTGCATTCCTCGCATCAGATGAGGCGTCTTATATTACTGGAGAAGTTATAGGTGTTACTGGAGGGTTAGTTCTATAA
- a CDS encoding thiolase family protein — protein sequence MIVGFASNLYKKYEGSTFEILADTLFSALDVAGLNKDEIDGLFLTALPGTFDSYAALHFPTTQIAQYLGIKPKFTTVFDYGGASALSMIYHAYKTIKAGEGDTIACIVGGKASDIRGKGVTVDAIDKAYPDVSLTPFDRLFRGLNDLNPVSDYALVANRHMYLFGSTDEQRALIAVRQRFNAQNNEKAIYRDPLTVEQVLKSSIVAEPLRLLEIVYPIDGFHVFIVSKRASKSSLRPIEVLAYGEAHWTVMPAELDDIVYTPAVQSAKGIFDLNKVDSFELYDSFTITVMLQVEDIGLIEKGKGGEFFEKHDTTYLGDIPINTGGGSLNTGQPAYMSGGVILEEALLQLNNMAKGHQVKDADTVFLNGIGGWNRAHSVSLVLGEAK from the coding sequence ATGATAGTAGGTTTTGCCAGTAATTTGTACAAAAAATATGAAGGTTCCACTTTCGAAATCCTTGCAGATACTCTCTTTTCAGCATTAGACGTTGCTGGGTTAAATAAAGACGAAATTGATGGACTTTTCCTTACCGCATTACCAGGAACTTTTGACAGTTACGCCGCACTTCACTTTCCTACAACTCAGATAGCACAATACCTTGGTATAAAACCCAAATTTACAACGGTTTTTGACTACGGCGGTGCGTCGGCTTTAAGCATGATATACCATGCATATAAGACTATTAAGGCTGGAGAAGGAGATACAATAGCTTGTATAGTTGGAGGAAAGGCATCAGATATAAGAGGTAAAGGAGTTACTGTAGATGCAATAGATAAGGCATACCCTGATGTTTCTCTAACACCTTTTGATAGGCTTTTCAGAGGACTTAATGACCTAAATCCAGTATCAGATTACGCACTAGTTGCTAATAGGCATATGTATCTCTTCGGTAGTACGGATGAGCAAAGAGCCCTAATAGCGGTTAGGCAAAGATTTAATGCACAGAATAACGAAAAGGCTATTTATAGAGACCCACTTACAGTTGAACAAGTACTTAAATCCTCCATTGTTGCAGAACCTTTAAGACTTTTGGAAATAGTATATCCAATAGATGGATTCCACGTATTCATAGTAAGTAAGAGGGCTTCTAAATCCAGTCTTAGACCGATAGAAGTTTTAGCTTATGGAGAAGCCCATTGGACTGTAATGCCAGCAGAACTTGATGATATAGTTTATACTCCAGCAGTTCAGAGTGCTAAGGGCATATTTGATCTTAACAAAGTTGACTCATTTGAACTTTACGATTCCTTCACGATAACAGTAATGTTACAAGTTGAAGATATCGGGTTAATAGAGAAAGGAAAAGGAGGAGAATTCTTTGAAAAACATGACACAACTTATCTTGGCGATATTCCAATAAATACAGGTGGAGGAAGTCTTAACACAGGTCAACCAGCATATATGAGCGGTGGAGTAATTTTAGAGGAAGCCTTACTCCAGCTGAATAATATGGCTAAAGGACATCAAGTAAAAGATGCTGACACAGTTTTCCTAAATGGAATAGGCGGTTGGAATAGGGCTCATTCTGTTAGTTTAGTCTTAGGTGAAGCCAAATGA
- a CDS encoding zinc ribbon domain-containing protein, whose protein sequence is MNLDEIYAKYDKIIREDSSLPYIKCNNCNSTFFYPRHFCPKCGSNNIEVMRSSGIGKVFSWTKIYRKGDKWIYGIVELEEGFKVYCNFTEDIKIGDKVKVKVVPKDDRYYSIIASKI, encoded by the coding sequence ATGAATCTTGATGAGATTTACGCAAAATACGATAAGATTATAAGAGAGGACTCTTCATTACCATATATAAAGTGTAATAATTGTAACAGTACGTTCTTTTACCCTAGGCATTTTTGTCCCAAATGTGGGTCAAACAACATTGAAGTTATGAGGAGTTCTGGAATAGGTAAAGTTTTCTCGTGGACTAAGATATATAGGAAAGGTGATAAGTGGATTTACGGAATTGTTGAGCTTGAAGAAGGATTTAAAGTATACTGTAATTTTACTGAGGACATAAAGATAGGAGATAAAGTTAAAGTGAAAGTCGTTCCTAAGGATGATAGGTATTATAGTATAATAGCTAGTAAAATATGA
- a CDS encoding nucleoside hydrolase — MVFIIDCDTAEDDIMSLILLLKNKKDVAGITIVEGNVNFDQQVDTMLWALEFLGVDIPVYLGSRRPLVKSFKTVEDVHGKGGVGNEIVKPQRLRASDKHAVDAIIELSQRYAGKLEFLAISPLTNLALAYLKYPKIVENIKHVYIMGGTIYGRGNITPIAEYNFWVDPDAAKIVLHAGFNITMVPWEVAVMNAIDESTWNYINKMKTKLSNFYVKIYSHYREFSMKKQRMRGNPHPDVITTAIAIDRSIIKKANMEYVDIETNEGLSRGAVIIDYADPGHVMGNNKPNAEIVYEIDYEKFTKILINALND; from the coding sequence TTGGTTTTTATTATAGATTGTGACACTGCAGAAGATGATATAATGAGTTTAATACTCTTGCTAAAGAATAAAAAAGACGTAGCAGGGATAACGATAGTTGAGGGAAATGTAAACTTTGATCAGCAAGTAGATACAATGTTATGGGCTCTGGAATTTTTAGGGGTTGATATACCAGTATATCTGGGATCGAGAAGGCCCTTAGTTAAGTCTTTTAAAACCGTAGAAGATGTTCATGGAAAGGGAGGAGTAGGAAATGAGATTGTGAAGCCTCAAAGGTTAAGGGCAAGCGATAAACATGCTGTAGATGCTATAATTGAATTATCACAAAGATATGCCGGCAAATTGGAATTTTTAGCAATTTCTCCATTAACTAATTTGGCATTAGCATATTTAAAATACCCTAAAATAGTTGAGAATATAAAACACGTTTATATAATGGGCGGTACTATATATGGTAGAGGAAATATTACACCTATTGCCGAATATAACTTTTGGGTAGACCCAGATGCTGCTAAGATAGTTTTACATGCGGGCTTTAACATAACCATGGTTCCTTGGGAAGTGGCTGTAATGAACGCAATAGACGAGAGTACTTGGAATTATATAAATAAAATGAAAACTAAGCTATCAAATTTCTATGTAAAAATATACTCTCACTATAGGGAATTCTCTATGAAGAAACAAAGGATGAGAGGAAATCCGCATCCAGACGTTATAACTACTGCTATAGCTATAGATAGGTCAATAATAAAAAAAGCGAATATGGAATATGTAGATATTGAGACTAATGAAGGACTAAGTAGGGGTGCTGTTATTATTGATTATGCTGATCCAGGGCATGTTATGGGTAATAATAAGCCAAATGCTGAAATCGTATATGAGATAGATTATGAAAAATTTACTAAAATATTAATAAATGCTTTAAATGATTAA